Proteins from one Lachnospiraceae bacterium KGMB03038 genomic window:
- the lgt gene encoding prolipoprotein diacylglyceryl transferase has translation MHNDIITIGKFTIHGYGLMIGIGFAAAYLMTEYRAKKRDMNTDMVYILFFSSLIFGLLGAKVCYYLTILDKILKDPAFLLEEGFVVYGGIIGGVLAGYIACRIKKENFWKFFDLVAPSIALAQGFGRIGCLLAGCCYGKETASALSITFQNSDFAPNGVALIPTQIYSSLLDFLNCFVLCLIARHTKKDRVVAGCYLIFYSIGRFILEFFRGDLERGSVGILSTSQFISIFILAAGLLLLVWASGKLTREKDSSLNDL, from the coding sequence ATGCATAACGATATCATTACCATCGGTAAATTTACGATACATGGATATGGTCTGATGATCGGCATTGGATTTGCCGCGGCCTATCTTATGACAGAGTACCGGGCGAAGAAACGGGATATGAATACGGACATGGTCTATATACTTTTCTTCAGCTCCCTGATCTTTGGCCTTCTGGGAGCGAAGGTCTGTTATTATCTGACGATCCTGGATAAAATCCTGAAAGATCCAGCTTTTCTTCTGGAGGAGGGATTTGTAGTATACGGCGGGATCATCGGAGGGGTACTGGCCGGGTATATTGCGTGCCGGATAAAGAAAGAAAACTTCTGGAAGTTTTTTGACCTGGTGGCACCGTCTATTGCTCTGGCTCAGGGTTTCGGACGGATCGGCTGCCTGCTGGCAGGCTGCTGTTACGGAAAAGAGACGGCATCGGCCTTGTCGATTACCTTTCAGAACTCAGATTTTGCTCCCAATGGTGTAGCCTTGATTCCTACACAGATCTATTCCAGCCTGCTGGATTTCTTAAACTGCTTTGTTCTCTGTCTGATCGCCCGGCATACCAAGAAAGACCGGGTGGTGGCAGGCTGTTATCTTATTTTCTACAGTATCGGAAGATTCATTCTGGAATTCTTCCGCGGAGACCTGGAGCGGGGAAGTGTTGGAATCTTAAGTACCTCTCAGTTTATCTCCATCTTCATCCTGGCGGCGGGACTCCTTTTGCTGGTGTGGGCCAGCGGAAAGCTGACGAGGGAGAAAGATTCCAGTTTGAACGATTTATAA